TCTTCAGCCCGATGCTCAGCGTGAGGCCGTGCGGGTCGGGCAGGACATCTGAACCGACGATCTGGTAGCGCGCCTCTCCCTTGAGGCTCACCGTGCGGCTCGTGAAGTACTCCAAGCCCCCGAACAGATTGAACCCCGCTTCGTTCTGCGAGTCGCCCGCCGATTCGTCGTTGTCTCGCGGCTGGAGGAAGAAGGCCCCGAGCCCGGCACCGACAAACGGGTGCGTCGTTCCACGCTCCCAATTATATGTAACGTCGAAGGTCACCCTCGTCATTCGTACCGAATCGTCGCCGCCCCGGCCGACGGAAGGGTTGGCCAGGCCGGCGCCGATCCGGAGGCCGACGCGCGGGGTGAGGTAGTACTCGCCGAATCCCTGCAGATCGAGGGTGTTGTCGTAGATCTCGTCGCGCGGGATGAAGGCGCCCAGGTCGGCCCCGACGGCCCACATGCCCATGGCGGGCACCTGCGCGTTGACGGGGGTGGACAGGAGAGTCAGGCCGAGCAGGGTGGCACCGAAGGTCAACAATCGCATGTGGCGACAGGTAGCAAACGCAGTGCCGCCACGATGATCCCCGGCGCCTGTCGGGTTTGGGTGCTCGGGGGCCTACTTGGTGATGACGATATCGCCGCTGAAGGTGGTCAGCTCGATGATGGCGCCGCCGTCCTTGTAGGTGCCGCGAAACGTTGCGCGCCGCGGGATCCTGACACGGGCGCGCCCGGCGCCGGCCATCGCGTCCTCCTCCTCGAGCGCTTCGTTCTTGATCGGCAGGTCCGAGCGGATCCTGCCGCTGAACGAGTTCGCCTCCACGTCGAAGCCGCTGCCCCCGGTCACGGCCAGCCGGATGTCGCCCGAATGTGCCTTCAGCTCGTACCGTCCCGCCCGCGTGATGGCACCGGCATACTCCACGCTGCCGCTGATCGTCTGCAGTTCGGCGCGCTGGCACGCCACATC
This portion of the Acidobacteriota bacterium genome encodes:
- a CDS encoding outer membrane beta-barrel protein, whose product is MRLLTFGATLLGLTLLSTPVNAQVPAMGMWAVGADLGAFIPRDEIYDNTLDLQGFGEYYLTPRVGLRIGAGLANPSVGRGGDDSVRMTRVTFDVTYNWERGTTHPFVGAGLGAFFLQPRDNDESAGDSQNEAGFNLFGGLEYFTSRTVSLKGEARYQIVGSDVLPDPHGLTLSIGLKKYF